The proteins below come from a single Epinephelus moara isolate mb chromosome 19, YSFRI_EMoa_1.0, whole genome shotgun sequence genomic window:
- the vax1 gene encoding ventral anterior homeobox 1 produces the protein MEVRYNQETEGMGLKNGLKKGKDEKDSQGSLSKSFLKEQQDSFSPSGTVDNCEKNRGSTGDPDYCRRILVRDAKGSIREIILPKGLDLDRPKRTRTSFTAEQLYRLEMEFQRCQYVVGRERTELARQLNLSETQVKVWFQNRRTKQKKDQGKDSELRSVVSETAATCSVLRLLEQGRLLTPPGLPGLLPHCGSSTLGSALRPPSMAMASNGSSSSSGGGSTSTAGGSPPLPAVTSSGTVASLQSSPAAHGLFSFPMPSLLSGVTTRISSNPLSMAGSLAGNLQELSARYLSSSAFEPYSRTNGKESMDKKILE, from the exons ATGGAGGTCAGGTACAACCAAGAGACAGAAGGGATGGGGCTGAAGAATGGACTAAAGAAGGGGAAAGATGAGAAGGACTCCCAGGGCAGCTTGTCCAAAAGCTTCCTCAAGGAGCAGCAGGACTCCTTTTCCCCCTCTGGGACCGTGGACAACTGTGAGAAGAACAGGGGGAGCACGGGGGACCCAGACTACTGTCGGAGAATACTTGTCCGAG ATGCTAAAGGCTCTATCCGAGAGATTATCCTGCCGAAGGGTTTGGATTTGGACCGGCCAAAGAGAACTCGCACCTCCTTCACTGCAGAGCAGCTGTACCGGTTAGAGATGGAGTTTCAGAGGTGCCAGTATGTGGTTGGGAGGGAACGGACAGAACTGGCCCGTCAGCTTAATCTGTCTGAAACTCAG GTGAAAGTCTGGTTCCAGAATCGGCGTACTAAGCAGAAGAAGGACCAGGGGAAGGACTCTGAGCTGCGTTCAGTGGTTTCAGAAACAGCAGCAACCTGCAGTGTCCTCAGACTACTGGAGCAGGGTCGGCTGCTGACGCCTCCAGGCCTACCGGGCCTCCTGCCCCACTGTGGCAGCAGCACACTGGGCTCCGCTCTGCGCCCTCCCTCAATGGCCATGGCCAGCaatggcagcagtagcagcagcggcggcggcagcACTAGCACAGCGGGGGGCAGCCCTCCTCTCCCTGCCGTCACCAGCTCAGGGACGGTGGCAAGTCTGCAGAGTTCACCCGCGGCTCATGGCCTTTTCAGCTTCCCGATGCCCTCCTTACTCAGCGGAGTCACCACCCGCATTTCCTCCAACCCCCTGTCAATGGCCGGCTCGCTGGCTGGCAACCTGCAGGAACTTTCTGCCCGCTACCTGAGCTCCTCTGCTTTTGAGCCTTACTCGCGGACCAATGGCAAAGAATCCATGGACAAGAAAATTCTGGAATGA